Part of the Streptomyces sp. NBC_00457 genome, GGTCTGGGCGGCGACCTCGTCATGGGGCTCATCAACGGCATCAAGAACTCGGCCTCTGCCCTTCTCAACACCGTGAAGAACTTCATCATCAACACCATTCCCGGGCCCATCCGCAGCATCCTCGGCATCTCGTCGCCGTCCAAGGTGATGATGGGCTTCGGCGGTGACGTCGGCGAAGGTCTCGCGCTGGGCATGGAGGGCGCCGGGAACCGAGTGGCGGGGGCCGCCGGGCGGCTCGCCACCGCCACCGCGCGGAGTGCGATCGGACCCGGTTACAGCCTCGCCGGAGTCGCCGCCCGCTCGGGGGCCCGTCCCGGTGGCGCCACCGCGGCCTCCCCGGTCACCGTCAATGTCCATCCCCGCCCCGGACAGTCCGAGTACGAGATCGGCCGTATCACCGCCCGTGAACTCGCCTGGGCGGCCAAGCGATGAGCGGGCGGCAGCTCCAGCAGCCGGTGTTCGAGGTGGACGGCTGGGCGGGGAACACCGTCGACGACTCCGGCGTCGAATGGTGGGTTACCAGCGAGCAGGGCTGGGCCGGCACCCCGCCCTTGCGGCTCACCCTGACCGACCGGCCCGAGCGGCACGGCGCGTTCGACGCCCCCTCCTACCGCGGACCCCGCGTGATCACCCTGGAGGGCACCGCCGTGGTCCCCGACCGGGCGGCCCGCGAAGCGGCCAAGGACCGGCTGGCGGCCGTACTCGCCGACGGCAGTACGCTCACGCCGCTCGTCGTCACCGAACCGCACCGCACCCGGCGGGCGTTGGTCAGGCTCACCGCCGAGACGAAGATCGTCGACCGCAAGTCCGGCTTCGAGTTCTCCCTGACCATGACCGCGCCGGATCCGCTGCGGTACTCGTACGGGCTCAACACCAGTACCTGCCCGCTGCCTTCCTCCAGCGGTGGCGTCGTCTTTCCGCTCACCTTCCCCCTGGACTTCGGATCGGGCTCCTCCGGCGGCCGGCTGCTGCTGGAGAATCAGGGCACCGCCCCCACCTGGCCCGTGTGGCGGATCGGCGGGCCCTGCGTCCAGCCGGTGATCACCAACACCGCGACCGGCGAGGAACTCGCCTTCGAACTCACCCTCCAGGAAGGCGAGTTCCTGGTCATCGACACCGACGCGCGCTCGGTCCTCCTCCAGGGCACCGCCTCCCGCCGCTCCGCGCTGCGGCCCGGCTCGGACTGGTTCCCGCTCCGGCCGGGCTCGACGCCTGTGCTCTTCCGCGCCCCCGACGACGCCCCGGCCGCCCGGCTGACCGCCGAATGGCGCGACGCCTGGCTCTGACCCCGCCCACCGAAAGAGCAACAGAAGGAACGCACCCGCATGGCTGAAGCTGAATTCGAACGTCACTCCGGATGGCTCTCGGGTAGTGTCGTCGACGCCGAGGACGCCCGGCTCGCCACCGGTGTGCTCGCCGCGGCGTCCGCCGACCCCGGCAACCCGATCGCCGCCCGTACGGGAATCAAGCCGGGCCCCGGCAACCCGGGCGCTGTCGAGGCGATCGCCACGCCGTCCCGCGAAGTGACCGTGCGCCCGTTCCAAGGCGTCGTGCAGGGCACCCGGAGCACCGCGGCGGGCGCGTATCTGATCACGCTCGCCCAGCAGAAGAAACTCGACGTGCTGACCGCGGCCCCCGCCCACTCGTCCAACCCCCGCATCGCCCTCGTCGTGGCCCAGCAGACCGACCGGCAGTACGGCGACGCGAGCGACGGCATGCTCGTCCACGTGGTGGCCGGGGCCCCCGCGGTGACGCCGGTCGCGCCCACGGTGCGCGACGACTGCATCCCGCTCGCCGCGATCACCGTCCGGGCGAACGCGGGATCGATCGCCCGAGGCGACATCAAGGACCTGCGCGTGTTCACCGTCGCCGCGGGCGGAGTGCTGCCGCTGCAGACCCACGAGAACCTCCCGGCCGACGGCTACACAGGCCAACGCGTGTACGACCTGGAGACCGGCCTCGACCTCGTACGCGTCGGCAGCGCCTGGCGCCCCGCGGTCACGGGCTCGGTGCAGTTCTTCGGCCCGGCCGACGCGGGCTGGCCGCGGACCGGCTCGGCGGGCGCCGACTCCTTCGTCTTCAACCAGGTGACCATTCCTGCGGCGCCCTACCCTCGGCTGCTCTCCTTCTCGGGGCAGGTGATGGTGTCCACCTCGGGCGACGAGCGATGGGACCACGTGGTGCGCGGGCCGGACGGAGGGGGCCTCACCTGCGCCACTTTTCACGGCGGACCCACGAGGCTCACCACCACGGTCACGACCGGCCACCAGCTGATCCCCGCGACGACGGGGCCCTGGGTGCTGCAGCAGACCCTCGACCGGGGCGGCGGCATCACGACCGGTACCGCGGCCGTGCCGACGGGCTCCGCGGTCTTCACCGGTCTGCGCGTGATGGCGTTCCCCGTCCCCTGACTCCGCGAGCAGAAGAGGCACCCGCATGAGTACGCCCCCTCCAGAACGCGACTCCGCCTGGGTAGCCGGCGGTGTCATCGACGCCGAGGACGCCCGGCTCGCGACCGGCGTGCTCGCCGCACCCGGGGCCGGACCGGTCCAGGCCCGCAGCGGCATCCGCGCGGCCACCGGCGACCCCGGCCGGGTCCAGGCCACCACCACGGTGTCCGGCAAGGTCACCGTGGCCCCCTTCCAGGGTGTGATCCAGGGGACGAGGGCCACCGCGGCCGGCGCCTACCTCGTCACGCTCGGCCAGGAGAAGACCCTCGACGTACTCGGCACGCACCCCGCCGACTCGGCCAACCCGCGCAACGACCTGGTCATCGCCCGGCAGCGGGACGAACAGTACGGCGACGCCACCACCGCCATGACCGTCGAACTCGTCAAGGGAACGGCCGCCGCCACCCCCACCGACCCCGTGGTGACAGGCGACCACATCCCGCTCGCCCGGATCAGGATTCCGAGGAACGCCACGTCCGTCGCCAACGCCGGCATCGAGGACCTGCGCCCTTGGACCACGGCCGCCGGCGGCATCCTGCGGGTCTGGGGCGCGGCCAACCGGCCCACGCACCCCTACACCGGCATGTACATCCACCGCTGGGACTCCAACCATCTGGAGTGGTACGACAGTTCGGCGGGCTGGCGGGCGGTCAACGACGACACCGGCTGGGTCACCCTCCCCCTGCTTCCCAACTGGAACGTGTACAACAACGAGACACCGGCCGTACGCCGGGTCGGCGCCACCGTCCACATGCGCGGCGCCCTGCAGACCGCCGTCGCCCTCTCGGCCAACGCCATCTCCATGACCGCCGTCCCGGCCGGTTTCCGCCCGGCGGTGGGGCACCACTGGTACACCGCGCTGGGCGGTGTGACACGAGGGCTCGAACTCATGCTCCGCACCGACGGTGCCGTGGTGCTGTTCGCTCAGGGCGTCCAGTTGCCGGCCACCCAGTTGATCTACCTCAACACCACCTGGCTGGTGGACCAGTGACCCGCACCCCGACCCGCTACACCTACTACACCGCCGACCTCACCACCGGCGCCGTCACCGACGAACTCCCGCTGTACGACGTCACGTTCAGCAGCGAACTCAACGAAGCCGGTGAGTTCCGCGCCCGGTTGCCCCTGGGCGACCCGCGCGTCACCGTGCACCGCCCCCGGGAACTCACCGAGCCCGGACGCACCGCCCTCTACGTCGAGCGGGACGGAGTGCTCGTATGGGGCGGGGTGATCTGGACCGTCAAGTACACCTCCGCCGACCAGCACCTGGAGATCGGGGCGGCCGGCTTCCTCTCCTACTTCGACCACCGCCGGGTCCTGCCCGCCGACTTCGACCCGGACGCCACCGATCTGTCCGCGGCCGACGTGCCCTTCATCGACCGCGACCAGTCCGACATCGCCCGCGCCCTCGTCGCCACCGCCCAGGCGCACCCCGGCGGCGACATCCGGGTGCGCCCCGAGTCCACGGCCGGCTCCGGCATCATCCGCACGCTCGTCTACCGCGGCAGCGACCTCAAGAGCACCGGCGAGGCCCTGCGCGAGCTGGCGAGCCTGGAGGACGGCCCCGACTTCGTCTTCGACATGGCGTACGGCACCGACGGCCGCCCTGTCCACCGGCTGCGCGTCGGCACCCCGCACCTCGGCCAGCAGGGCACCCCGCACGTGTGGGAGTACGGGGCCAACCTGACCGGCTACACCTGGCCGGTCGACGGCGCCTCCACCGCGAGCCGGGTCTTCGCCCTCGGCGAGCAGGGCGAGGGGGAGAACAGCCAGCTCGTCGCCGTCGCCGAGGACCGCGCCACCGGACGCCCGCTCACCGAGACCGAGGTCTCCTACGTCCATCTCACCGACGCGGCGCTCCTGGCCTCCCAGGCCCGCTCGGCCCTCGCCGCCGTCTCGGCCCCCGTGGTCCTGCCCGAGCTGACCGTGCGGGCCGACCTGGACCCGGTGCTCGGCTCCTACCAGGTGGGCGACGACGCCACCGTCGTCATCAAGGACGTCTTCTTCCCCGAGGGCACCCAGTTCGACGTACGGATCACCGGGATCGAGGTCACCCCGGGCAACGACGCGGGCGAGGAACAGGTCCAGCTGACCGTGACACCCACCACGAACAGGAGCATCCCGTGACCAGGATCAACCGCCCCGACACCCTCCTGACCGAGCTCCGCGACATCAAGCGCCGGCTGCACGCCCTGGAGACCGCGCAGCGCACGACGCCCGGCACCACCGCCCAGGCGACCGCCGGGGACGCCGAGGAACCCGCCGAGACGGACGCTTCCGACTCCGAGTAGCCGTTTCCGCAGGTGAGGGACGCTCCAAGGGTAATCGCACAGACGTTCGGGTTTTGGTCTATGGTGGGGGTGAGGCAGTCGGGAACTGATGTTCGATAGCGGGAGGTGCGGATGCCTGGCTTCACCCATCTGCACACCGTCTCCGGGTTCTCCCTGCGCTACGGCGCTTCCCATCCGGAGCGGCTGGCCGAGCGCGCCTCCGAACGGCACATGGACGCCCTCGCCCTCACCGACCGCGACACCCTCGGCGGCACGGTCCGCTTCGCCAAGGCCTGCGCCAAGGCGGGTGTCCGTCCGCTGTTCGGCGTGAACCTGGCGGTGGAGGAGCAGGAGTCCGTACGTCGACAAAAGCGCCGTACCCCGGTCCGCGGCGGTGCCTTCATCGACGAGTCGACACCGCGGGTGACCTTCCTCGCCCGGGACGGCGTTCGTGGCTGGGCCGGCCTGTGCCGTCTCGTCACCGCCGCCCACACCGCCGAGGACACCCCCCTGCTGTCCTGGACCGCCGTCCCCGCCGAGGGTCTGACCGTCCTGCTCGGCCCCGACTCCGACGTCGGCCGCGCGCTCGCCGCGGGACGCCCCGACCGGGCGGCGAGGCTCCTCGCCCCCTGGCGGGAGGCCTACGGCGATGCCCTGCGTCTCGAAGCCGTCTGGCACGACCGCACGGGCACCGGCCCCGGCTCCCTGCGGCTGGCCGCCCGCACCATCGGCTTCGCCGCCGAGCAGCGGATCCGGCCCGTGCTCAGCAATGCCGTCCGCTATGCCGACCCCGGCCTCGGCCCGGTCGCCGACGTCCTGGACGCCGCCCGCCGTCTCGTCCCCGTCGACCCCGCCAAGGGGCTGGACTCGGGGGAGGCCTGGCTCAAGGACGCGGGCGCCATGCGCGAGGCGGCCGAGCGGATCGTCGAGGCCGCGGGGTTCCGGCGCCACACCGCGCTCCGCCTGCTGGAGCAGACGCAGGCCACCGCCGCCGAGTGCCTGGTCGATCCCGAGGACGACCTCGGCATCGGCACCGTCCACTTCCCCGAACCGCATCTCGTCGGTGCCGGCCGCCGCACCGCACAGCGCGCGCTGGCCTCCCGGGCGGCGGCGGGCATGGTGCTGCACGGCTACGACCACCGGCGTGCCTACTGGGAGCGGATGCACGAGGAACTGGACATCATCGCCCACCACGGCTTCGCCTCCTACTTCCTGACGGTCGCTCAAGTCGTGGACGACGTGAAGAAGATGGGCATCCGGGTCGCCGCGCGCGGCTCCGGCGCCGGCTCCCTCGTCAACCACCTCCTCGGCATCGCCCACGCCGACCCCGTCGAGCACGGGCTGCTGATGGAGCGCTTCCTGTCCAAACGCCGGCTGGTGCTGCCCGACATCGACATCGACGTGGAGTCCGCGCGCCGGCTGGAGGTCTACCGCGAGATCATCGGCCGGTTCGGCACCGAACGGGTCGCGACCGTCTCGATGCCGGAGACCTACCGCGTCCGGCACGCGATCCGGGACGTCGGCGCCGCCCTCTCCATGGACCCGGCCGACATCGACCGCATCGCCAAGTCCTTCCCGCACATCCGCGCCCGGGACGCCCGCGCGGCCCTGGAGGAGTTGCCGGAACTGCGCCAACTGGCCGGTGAGAAGGAGAAGTACGGCAGGCTCTGGGAGCTGACCGAGGCCCTGGACGCCCTCCCGCGCGGGATCGCCATGCACCCCTGCGGAGTGCTCCTGTCCGACGCGTCCCTGCTCAGTCGTACGCCGGTCATGCCCACCAGCGGCGAGGGCTTCCCCATGTCGCAGTTCGACAAGGACGACGTCGAGGACCTCGGGCTGCTCAAGCTCGATGTGCTCGGGGTGCGGATGCAGTCGGCGATGGCGCACGCGGTCGCGGAGGTGGAGCGGACGACGGGGGAGCGGGTCGACCTGGACGCGCTCGATTTCGAACGAGGGGACGGCGACCCGGCGACGTACGAACTCATCCGCTCCACCGAGACGTTGGGCTGCTTCCAGATCGAGTCGCCGGGGCAGCGGGACCTGGTCGGGCGGCTTCAGCCGGCCACCTTCCACGATCTCGTGGTCGACATCTCCCTGTTCCGGCCTGGGCCGGTCGCCGCCGACATGGTGCGGCCGTTCATCGAGGCGCGGCACGGGCGGGCGCCGATCCGCTATCCGCACCGGGATCTGGAAGGGCCGCTGCGGGAGACGTACGGAGTCGTCGTCTTCCATGAGCAGATCATCCACATCGTCGACATCATGACCGGCTGCGGACGGGCCGAGGCGGACCGGGTGCGGCGCGGGCTGTCCGACCCGGAGTCGCAGGGGCGGATCAAGGTGTGGTTCGCCCAGCGCGCGGCGGCGAAGGGCTACGACGCGGAAACGATTCAGCGGACCTGGGAGATCGTCGAGGCCTTCGGCTCGTACGGCTTCTGCAAGGCGCACGCCGTCGCCTTCGCCGTACCGACCTACCAGTCGGCGTGGCTGAAGGCGCACCACCCGGCGGCCTTCTACGCCGGGCTGCTCACGCACGATCCCGGGATGTATCCGAAGCGGCTGCTGCTGGCGGACGCGCGGCGGCGTGGGGTGCCGATCCTGCCGTTGGATGTGAATGTGTCGGGGGTCGCACACCGTATCGAACTGGTGTCTGAATCCGGGGTGTGGGGGCTGCGGTTGGCCCTCTCCGACGTGCACGGCATCAGCGAGGCCGAGGCGGCGCGGATCGCCGACGGGCAGCCGTACGCCTCGCTGCTGGACTTCTGGGAGCGGGCGCGGCCCAGCCGTCCGCTCGCCCAAAGGCTGGCCCAAGTCGGCGCGTTGGACTCCTTCGGGGCCAACCGCCGTGATCTGCAACTGCACTTGACCGAGCTGCACCGAGGCGCCCGGGGCGCGGGCGGCGGCCAACTCCCGCTGTCCGGCGGGCGGAAGACCGCGCCGGCCGGACTGCCCGACCTCTCCTCGGCGGAACGGCTCAGCGCCGAACTGGGAGTGCTGTCCATGGACACCTCACGCCATCTGATGGACGACCACCGGGCGTTCCTCGACGAACTGGGGGTGGTGTCCGCACGGCGGCTGCGGGATGCCAGACACGGGGAGACGGTGCTGGTCGCGGGCGCCAAGGCGGCGACCCAGACCCCGCCGATCCGGTCCGGCAAGAGGGTCATCTTCTCCACCCTGGACGACGGCACCGGCCTGGTCGACCTCGCCTTCTTCGACGACTCCCACGACGCCTGCGCCCACACCGTCTTCCACTCCTGGCTGCTGCTGGTGCGCGGAGCGGTGCAGCGGCGCGGCCCGCGCAGCCTCAGCGTGGTGGGGTCCGCCGCCTGGAACCTCGCCGAGCTGGTCGAACTGCGCGCCGAGGGCGGCCTCGACGTGGTGGCGGCCCGGCTCGCGGAGCCGGTGCCGGAAGGAAGCGGGGATTCGACGGGCGGACGGCGAATCCAGATGCCCACCGGATACGAAATGCACCCGTGGGCCGATCTGCGTCCGGCGGGTCAAGAGCCTTCACAAGTACGGAAGTTGTGGCACCAGAGTCCGGGGAGTGCGGGATGACCATCCTCTGCGTACGTTTCCAGCTGCCGCCGGTGCGGGAGGCGGCCCTGCCGGAGCTGATCGGGTTGCTCGAGGAGTTCACGCCGGTCGTCGAGGCGCTGCCGCCGGACGGCGCGCTGGCCGATCTGCGGGGCGCCGAGCGGTACTTCGGGCGCAGCGCCGTCGAACTGGCGGCGGTGATCCGCGTCCGTTCCCTGGCCCTGCACGGGGTCGACTGTGCGATCGGCGCCGGGCCCGGCCCGATGCTGGCGCGCATGGCGCTGCACGACGCCCGGCCCGGGGTGACCCATGAGCTGCCCGAAGGGCCGGACGGCATCGCCGAGCTGCCCGTCACCGCGCTCCCCGGCGTCGGCACCGCGACCGCCCGCACCCTGTGCGAGTACGGGCTCGACACCCTCGGCCTGGTCGCCGCCGCCCCCCTGTCCACGCTTCAGCGGCTGGTCGGCGCGAAGACCGGCCGCGAGCTGCGCGAGAAGGCGAACGGCTTCGACCGCGGCCGGGTCGTACCGAACGCCGTCTCCCGCTCCCTCGCCGCCGAACGCCCCTTCCGCCGCGACGAGTTGGACCCCGACCGGCACCGCCGCGCCCTGCTCTCCGCCGCCGAGGAGCTGGGCGCCCGGCTGCGCGCCCTGGAGAAGGTCTGCGGCACCCTGACCCTCACCGTGCGCTACGCCGACCGCACCGCGACCACCCGCACCCGCACCCTCAAGGAGCCCACCGCCCACTCGGCCGCCCTCACCCGGACCGCGTACGACATGTACGAGGCCCTCGGCCTCCAGCGCGCCCGGGTACGGTCGGTCACCCTGCGCGCCGAGGCCCTCGGCCCCGCCGAACAGGCCTCCTACCAGCTCACCTTCGACCCGGTGGACGAGAAGGCCCGCCGCATCGAGGAGGTGGCGGACCGCGCGCGAGCGAAATTCGGCCCGCACGCGGTGATGCCGGGGACGCTGGCGGCGTAACTCTCTTTGAACAGGGATCAGTTGGCCCACGGCGGCACGATGCGTGTGCCGTCGGCCAGCTCCGCCTCCAGGCCGATGGAGGTGGTGACCCAGGTGAGCGCGGTCCGGTCGGTCGGGTTCTCGACGGTGAGGGTCGCGCCGGGGTTGATGATCAGGGTGTCGCCCGCACTGACGCGGTCGGTACGGCCGTCGAGCGTGACCAGCAGCTCGCCGTCGAGCAGGTGCAGGATCTCCTCCCGGTTGACGGTGTGCGCGGGCGCCTTGGTCCCGGGCGGGATCTCACCGCGCCAGGCGCAGAGTTCTTTGCTGCCGGTGCGCGGAGTGGCGTACGAGACGAAGCGGGCGCCGTGGATCTCGTGGGTGACGGCGTCGGACTGGCGGATGACGGGCATGGGTGGACCTCCCGGCCGTAATGGTCAAGCTGCTTGACTATATGGAACATGGTCAAGCAGCTTGACCAATTCGTCAAGGGTGTTTCAATGCCTGCGTGCAGAACTCCGAAGCCCTCGCCCTGACTGCCGCCCTGCTCTCCGCAGCCGCCGACCTGACGCGGCGCATCAACGACCGTGTCGTGGCGCGCGGGTTCGAGGTGCGGCCCGCGCACGGCTTCGCGTTCACGCGGCTCGCCCCCGACGGGGCGACGGTCACCGACCTCGCTGTCCATCTCGGGGTCACCAAGCAGGCGGCGAGCCAGCTCGTCGAGGAGCTGGTGCGCAAGGGGTATGTCGAGCGACGGCCGCATCCCGATGATGCGCGTGCCCGGCTGGTCGTGCTGACCGAGCGGGGGTGGGCCTGTACGCGGGCCGCGGAGGAGGCGGCCGCGGAAGTGGTGCGCGAGTGGGTCGACGTGCTCGGCGAGAGTGAAGTGCGGGCGTTGAGCGACCGATTGGGGCGCGTCGCACCCTATGGCCCTCTCAGGCCCATCTGGTGACGGTTCGTCAGCGTCACTACCACAGTCACTGGCTAGCACTGGAAGTTTTTACTGGCACGTAACTTCACAAGTGAACTACTCACTCGTAACTTGACAAGTGAACAGCATCCTCGTGATCCGGATCACAGGGCGTAGAGCCGCCTCAACTCCCTTGAGCCGCAAGGAGATCACCCGATGCTGCCCTGGAAACGAGTGCTCAGACCCCTGACCGCGCTGCTGCTGACCGCCACGGTCGCCCTGGTGCCCGCCGCCGCAGTTCAGGCCGCCGAGTCCCCCGACAGCGGTTGGAACAACTACTCCTGCAAACCGTCCACCGCCCACCCCCGCCCCGTCGTCCTGGTGCACGGCACCCTCGGGAACTCCGTCGACAACTGGCTGGGCCTCGCGCCGTATCTGAAGAATCGCGGATACTGCGTCTTCTCCCTCGACTACGGGCAACTGCCGGGCGTCCCCTTCTTCCACGGCCTGGGACCCGTCGACAAGTCGGCCGAGCAGCTGAAGACCTTCGTCGACAAGGTGCTCACCGCGACCGGCGCCACCGAGACCGACCTCGTCGGCCACTCGCAGGGCGGCATGATGCCCCGCTACTACGTCAAGTTCCTCGGCGGCGCCGCCAAGGTGAAGGCCCTCGTCGGCATCGCGCCCAGCAACCACGGCACCGACCTGGGCGGCCTGACCCACCTCCTGCCCTACTTCCCGGGCGCCGGGGACCTGCTCACCACCGCCACCCCGGCGCTCGCCGACCAGATCGCCGGCTCCGCCTTCCTCGCCAAGCTCAACGCGGGCGGCGACACCGTCCCCGGTGTCAGTTACACCGTCCTCGCCACCAAGTACGACGAGGTCGTCACGCCGTACCGGAGCCAGTTCCTGAGCGGATCCGGCGTGCGCAACGTCCTGCTCCAGGACCTGTGCCCGCTCGACCTCTCCGAGCACGTGTCCATCGGGCTGTTCAGCCGGATCGCCTTCCACGAGGTGGCGAACGCCCTCGACCCGGCCCGCGCCACCCCGACCACCTGCGCATCGGCGGTCAGCTGAACCGCGCCGGGGCCTGACCGGCCTGAGCCGCCGGTCAGGCCCCGGAGTCCCAGGGATGTCAGCGGCCGTGCCGGCCACCGCTCACCGCACGCCGCCGCACCGACGCGAACAGGGCCGCGGCGCCCAGCGCGAGGGCCGCCGCGCCGCCCACCGCGATGTAGGGAGTGCTGCTGTCGCCGCCCGTCTCGGCCAGGTTCTCCGAAGCGCCGGCCGCCTTCGGCTCGTTGGCGGCGAAAGAATCGGCGACCGCCTCCGTGGACGGCTCAGTGGCCGGCTCCGCCGACGTACTCGCGTCGTCGTCGCCGTGACCGTGGTGCTCGACGGTCGACTTGTCGGCACCGTCCTCGATCTGCTCCTCGGACGGGGCGGACGCGGACGGGGCAGGAGCCGCGGAGGAATCGTCGGCGGCCGGGGCGTCTCCGCCGCCGAAGGTGACGTCCGAGCAGGAGTAGAACGCCTCCGGGCTGTCCGAACGCTGCCAGACCGCGTACAGCAGCTGCTTGCCGGAGCGTTCGGGCAGGCTGCCGGAGAAGGTGTAGTAGCCGCCCGAGGCGGCCGGGTCGGTGACCGTCGCGACCGGGTTGTCGAGATCGAGGTCGTCCCAGGCCGGCGGCTGCGCCGGGTCGTAGCCGGGCTTGGTGATGTACACCTTGAAGGTGCCCTTGTGCGGGGCCGTCACACGGTACTTGAAGGTGTACGACCCACTGCTCACGCTGGTCGCGGGCCAGTCGGCGCGGGCCAGGTCGAGCCCCTTGAACGCCTCGTTGTTCGCGCTGCACAGCTTGCCGTCCGGAATCAGCGCCTGGTGCCGCCCGCCCGCGTCACCGATGCGTATGCCGTTCCAGTCGTACAGCGCCTGCGTGCCGCCGGCCGCGACCGCCGCCTTGCACGCCTCGGACTTCGGGCTCTCGGGCCCCTCCGCGTAACACTGCGAGACCCGGCTGACCGGGTCGCCCATCGAGCCGTGCGCGGACGCGGGCACGGCGGCCAGCGCGGTCAGGGCGAGCGGGGCGATGCCGACGGCTGCGACGGTGGCGACCTTGCGGCGTGCGGGCATGACGGAACTCCTCGGAACGGTCACTGGATCAATGGGCCGGAACCCGTGGGGGGCGATCAGCAAGCTAGCCCCGGATGACCGTGAAATCGCCTGCTGGAGGCGGGGGAGGGAGATCCTTATGGTCGCTTTAAGGGAGTGCTCAGCCTGGGATCAGGTAGCTACGGTTCAAGACATGACAGACGACGAGATCCGGCCTGCCGTGGCCGCCGACGTACCGGCCGTGAAGAGCGTCACCGACGCCGCGTACCGTCCCTATATCGAGCGCATCGGGGTGGTGCCGGTGCCCATGGAGGCGGACCACACGGCGAACGTGGCCGCGGGGAAGGTGTTCGTCACGGGCGATCCGGTGATCGGCCTGGTCGTGATCGAGACGCACGAGGACCATCTGTTCCTCGACAGCATCGCCGTCCACCCCGACGCCCATGGCCAGGGCGTGGGGCGACGGCTGCTGGAGTTCGTGGACGCACGCGCGCGTGCGCTCGGCCTGCCCGAGGTCAGGCTCTATACGAACGTGATGATGTGGGAGAACCAGAAGATCTACCCGAAGTACGGCTACGAGGTCATCGAGCAGCGCGCGGACGGGCCGTACGACCGCATCCACTACCGCAAGCGGCTCAGCTGACGCGTCTCATGACCTCGCCCGCCCGGTCAGCCGTCCGGCCACCAGGTGCGCGCGATGTCCTTTCGGACCTCGGAACGCTCGGCGGGGCGCTCGTCGGCCCGCTCACGGAGCCGGCGGACGTCCGTCTTTTTCAGGGGCTTCTGCACGGTGACTCGGCGCATGGCTGCCTCCTTCAGGGCTACCGGGTTCCGCGTTGTCACGGAGGTAGACCCTTTCGGCGAGGGTTCCTCATCGGCGCCCCGCTGTCAGTGGCGGTCATCACGATTTCGACCTTCATTCGACCGGGCCTCGACCAGCGCTCGAGTGTCAGTGGTGGCTGTCACGCTGTGAGCATGAGTGATGACGAGAACACGCACGCCGGAGCGGTCGCGGACTGGGACGCGGCGGCGCCCGCCTTCGACGACGAGCCCGACC contains:
- a CDS encoding lytic polysaccharide monooxygenase auxiliary activity family 9 protein gives rise to the protein MPARRKVATVAAVGIAPLALTALAAVPASAHGSMGDPVSRVSQCYAEGPESPKSEACKAAVAAGGTQALYDWNGIRIGDAGGRHQALIPDGKLCSANNEAFKGLDLARADWPATSVSSGSYTFKYRVTAPHKGTFKVYITKPGYDPAQPPAWDDLDLDNPVATVTDPAASGGYYTFSGSLPERSGKQLLYAVWQRSDSPEAFYSCSDVTFGGGDAPAADDSSAAPAPSASAPSEEQIEDGADKSTVEHHGHGDDDASTSAEPATEPSTEAVADSFAANEPKAAGASENLAETGGDSSTPYIAVGGAAALALGAAALFASVRRRAVSGGRHGR
- a CDS encoding GNAT family N-acetyltransferase, whose amino-acid sequence is MTDDEIRPAVAADVPAVKSVTDAAYRPYIERIGVVPVPMEADHTANVAAGKVFVTGDPVIGLVVIETHEDHLFLDSIAVHPDAHGQGVGRRLLEFVDARARALGLPEVRLYTNVMMWENQKIYPKYGYEVIEQRADGPYDRIHYRKRLS